In a single window of the Biomphalaria glabrata chromosome 5, xgBioGlab47.1, whole genome shotgun sequence genome:
- the LOC106064985 gene encoding ribosome biogenesis protein BRX1 homolog, whose product MAKRKQITDNSSSGLKPKKQKKDVILQPVVQSDAPVERQTKWKNKQRVLVFSSRGISFRTRHLMNDLRTMMPHSKAEPKMDRKDKLFIINEICEMKNCNKCLYFEGKKKQDVYLWASNVPKGPSAKFLVENIHTMSELKLTGNCLKGSRPLLSFDKAFNSEPHWMLLKELFVQIFGTPNHHPKSQPFIDHVFSFSIQDNRIWFRNYQILAEDGSLAEIGPRFVLNPIRIFASSFGGATLYQNPYYVSPNEFRRTLRQQKADKYNQRQEAKVSQELRRPEITYNMDPTDEVFNTITESDFKK is encoded by the exons ATGGCCAAGCGCAAACAAATTACGGATAATTCATCAAGTGGTCTGAAACCAAAGAAGCAAAAGAAAGATGTGATTTTGCAACCAGTTGTACAGTCGGACGCACCAGTAGAACGACAA acAAAATGGAAAAACAAGCAGAGAGTTCTTGTCTTCTCATCACGTGGTATATCTTTTAGAACCAGACATCTTATGAATGATTTGCGAACAATGATGCCACATTCTAAAGCAG aGCCCAAAATGGATAGGAAAGACAAACTATTTATTATCAATGAG ATTTGTGAAATGAAAAATTGCAACAAGTGTTTATATTTTGAAggcaaaaagaaacaagatgtaTATTTATG GGCATCAAATGTTCCAAAAGGTCCATCTGCAAAATTTCTTGTAGAAAATA ttcACACGATGAGTGAATTGAAGTTAACAGGAAATTGCTTGAAGGGATCTCGACCATTGTTGTCTTTTGATAAg GCTTTTAATTCTGAACCTCACTGGATGTTGTTGAAAGAATTATTTGTACAG ATATTTGGCACGCCAAACCATCATCCCAAGAGTCAACCATTCATTGATCACGTGTTTTCTTTTTCGATTCAAGACAATCGTATTTGGTTCAGAAACTATCAGATATTGGCAGAAGATGGATCTCTAGCAGAAATAG GACCTAGGTTTGTACTAAATCCAATACGGATATTTGCCAGCAGCTTTGGTGGTGCAACCCTGTATCAAAACCCTTACTATGTATCACCCAATGAA TTTCGAAGAACACTCCGTCAACAGAAAGCTGACAAATACAACCAAAGACAGGAAGCTAAAGTGTCTCAAGAATTACGCAGACCTGAGATCACTTACAACATGGACCCAACAGATGAAGTATTTAATACAATTACagaaagtgattttaaaaaatga